A single region of the Bartonella harrusi genome encodes:
- the bamA gene encoding outer membrane protein assembly factor BamA has protein sequence MTTNSKFLNAVSVFVLGMGVIAPTTALVSVAMVGEAQASVVRSIEVRGNKFVSAQVVRDNMDIRVGQSFSSGDVDAAVKRLFALGLFYEVKINQVGDKLVVFVKEYEVVNQVLFQGNKTLKDPDLKRFISLKPNEPFNSAKLSADVNTIREAYKTVGRNNVAVKVQTINLGKGRVNVVFNITEGRKTKIRDIIFKGNHAFGSRRLRDVISTKPSGMFSLLLGGDVYSEERLAADEEALRRFYYNRGYADFRVISSKATFDEASNTYKIYFVLDEGVRYRISDIQVESDVDGIDIQSVKSILKTQPGNIYSAEDIEQSVVLINNKVADSGYAFAKVEPRGNRNLANHTISILYDIERGTRAYVQRIEIRGNEKTRDYVIRREIDLNEGDAYNQTLVQRAKRRLESLGFFKAVNISMVPTDQSDQVTLVIDVIEAPTGDLSLSGGYTTGGTSPGMSLEVSVTERNLGGRGQYVRLGLGAGQEKSRNYNLSFVDPYFLGYRLSAGVDIFRSTYRADKAYDVRQTGGSLRFALPINDQLSANVAYSYVQEEYDFGKEYDLSKESDIRELYGKYSGAIVQAAQHSPWKRSSISYGLTYNTIDDMKNPHDGWYVRILQEYAGLGGKAKFLKTTGKAMMYKTLSEQMDLVGLLSFGGGYIHGIGRDGVRIFDMFKINTDMIRGFKYNGIGPRQVSNKGEVYFLGGTTYMNATAEVQFPIPVVPEGLGLRGAVFADVATLYGNKYQPVFQGETPVTHTKSAWRSSAGLSLIWDSPFGPLRFDYAWPITKQEGDRLQKLNFGISTKF, from the coding sequence ATGACTACAAATTCAAAGTTTTTAAATGCAGTGTCTGTGTTTGTATTAGGCATGGGAGTAATTGCTCCAACAACAGCCTTGGTGTCGGTTGCGATGGTTGGAGAAGCACAGGCATCTGTGGTCCGTTCTATTGAAGTTCGTGGGAATAAATTTGTAAGTGCGCAGGTAGTTCGAGATAATATGGACATTCGGGTTGGACAGAGTTTTTCCAGTGGTGATGTCGATGCTGCGGTAAAACGTCTCTTTGCATTAGGCTTGTTTTATGAGGTTAAAATAAATCAGGTTGGTGACAAGCTTGTTGTGTTCGTCAAAGAATATGAAGTGGTCAATCAAGTGTTGTTTCAGGGCAATAAAACTCTTAAAGATCCTGATCTTAAGCGGTTTATTTCCTTAAAACCGAATGAACCATTTAATTCTGCTAAGCTTTCAGCTGATGTTAATACGATTCGTGAAGCTTATAAGACGGTTGGTCGTAATAATGTTGCTGTAAAAGTGCAGACCATTAACTTGGGAAAAGGGCGTGTAAATGTAGTGTTTAATATTACTGAAGGACGAAAGACAAAGATTCGTGATATCATTTTTAAGGGAAATCATGCATTTGGAAGCCGCCGTTTGCGAGATGTCATTTCAACAAAGCCTTCAGGGATGTTTTCCTTGTTGTTGGGAGGTGATGTTTATAGTGAAGAGCGTTTAGCTGCTGATGAAGAAGCTTTACGCCGCTTTTATTATAATCGTGGTTATGCGGATTTTCGTGTTATTTCTTCTAAAGCAACTTTTGATGAAGCAAGTAATACATATAAAATTTATTTTGTTCTTGATGAGGGTGTACGCTATAGAATTAGTGATATTCAGGTTGAAAGCGATGTCGATGGAATTGACATTCAATCTGTAAAAAGCATTCTGAAAACACAGCCGGGAAACATTTATAGCGCGGAGGACATCGAACAGTCTGTTGTGCTTATCAATAATAAGGTTGCTGATTCGGGATATGCTTTTGCTAAAGTTGAACCACGTGGAAATCGTAATTTGGCAAATCATACAATTTCAATTTTATATGATATTGAAAGAGGAACGCGGGCTTATGTTCAACGTATTGAGATACGCGGCAATGAAAAGACACGTGATTATGTCATTCGTCGTGAGATTGATTTAAATGAAGGGGATGCTTACAATCAGACTTTAGTGCAGCGCGCGAAACGTCGTCTAGAAAGTTTAGGTTTTTTCAAAGCCGTTAATATTTCAATGGTCCCGACAGATCAATCTGATCAGGTTACTTTGGTTATAGATGTCATTGAGGCTCCAACAGGAGACCTTTCTTTGTCTGGAGGGTACACAACGGGTGGTACAAGTCCTGGTATGTCACTTGAGGTCTCTGTTACCGAACGTAATCTTGGAGGACGAGGTCAATATGTTCGTTTAGGATTAGGTGCAGGGCAAGAAAAATCTCGTAATTATAATCTGTCGTTTGTTGATCCTTATTTCTTAGGTTATCGTTTGTCTGCTGGTGTTGATATTTTTCGCAGTACCTATCGTGCTGATAAAGCGTATGATGTACGACAAACAGGTGGATCTCTTCGGTTTGCGCTACCTATTAACGATCAATTATCTGCTAATGTAGCTTATTCCTATGTGCAAGAAGAATATGATTTTGGTAAAGAGTATGATTTAAGCAAAGAGTCTGATATAAGAGAGTTATATGGAAAATATTCTGGTGCGATTGTTCAAGCGGCGCAGCATAGCCCTTGGAAGCGTTCATCAATTAGTTATGGTTTGACCTATAATACTATCGACGATATGAAAAATCCACATGATGGGTGGTATGTACGTATTCTTCAGGAATATGCGGGGCTTGGTGGAAAAGCAAAGTTCTTGAAGACAACAGGTAAAGCGATGATGTATAAGACGCTTTCTGAACAAATGGATCTTGTTGGTTTACTTTCCTTTGGCGGTGGATACATTCATGGAATAGGGAGAGATGGTGTTCGTATCTTCGATATGTTTAAAATAAATACGGATATGATTCGAGGATTCAAATATAATGGAATAGGTCCGCGTCAGGTTTCTAATAAAGGTGAAGTTTATTTCTTAGGTGGAACGACATATATGAATGCAACTGCTGAAGTGCAATTTCCTATCCCTGTTGTGCCTGAAGGGTTAGGGTTGCGCGGTGCTGTATTTGCAGATGTTGCAACGCTTTATGGAAATAAGTATCAACCTGTTTTTCAGGGTGAGACGCCCGTTACACATACGAAAAGCGCTTGGCGTTCGTCTGCTGGTTTAAGCTTGATATGGGATTCACCGTTTGGTCCGTTGCGTTTTGATTATGCTTGGCCAATAACAAAGCAGGAAGGTGATCGTCTACAGAAATTAAATTTTGGTATTTCTACAAAATTCTGA
- the lpxD gene encoding UDP-3-O-(3-hydroxymyristoyl)glucosamine N-acyltransferase encodes MADTFFFTPSRRLTVANIAELTGAKLLNPEFSNKVINTLSSLERAGEGSLIFVEHRKFSDALVGSSAAAVFCTNEIVSKVPETMAILVTSTPKRDFSQIGRILFPDSIKPVSWFGERGISPHAHIHPTAKLAHDVCVEAGAVIGRNVEIGEGTLISSTVVIGENCRIGRDCYIAPKVTIQCSLIGNRVQIYPGVCIGQDGFGYVGSISGIEKIPQLGRVIIENDVEIGANTTIDRGTLEDTIIGEGSKIDNLVQIAHNVKIGRYCLIAGQCGVAGSTSIGDMSQLGGSVGVADHIVIGKCVQIAARSGVMNDIPDGEKWCGSPARPFKQWFREVAALRSISKVKKEKR; translated from the coding sequence ATGGCGGATACATTTTTTTTTACGCCGTCCCGGCGATTGACAGTTGCAAATATTGCGGAGTTGACCGGTGCTAAACTTCTTAATCCAGAATTTTCTAACAAAGTTATAAACACTCTTTCTTCACTTGAGAGGGCGGGAGAAGGATCTCTTATATTTGTGGAGCATCGGAAGTTTTCTGATGCTCTCGTTGGTAGTTCTGCTGCTGCTGTTTTTTGTACAAATGAAATCGTTTCCAAGGTTCCTGAAACTATGGCAATTCTGGTAACGTCTACACCAAAGCGTGATTTTTCTCAGATTGGTCGCATTTTATTTCCTGATTCTATTAAACCAGTGTCTTGGTTTGGAGAGAGAGGAATTTCGCCTCATGCACATATTCACCCAACGGCTAAATTGGCGCATGATGTATGTGTTGAAGCAGGAGCTGTTATTGGTCGAAATGTTGAGATTGGTGAAGGTACTCTTATTTCGTCGACTGTTGTAATTGGTGAAAATTGTCGTATTGGGCGTGACTGTTATATTGCTCCTAAGGTAACAATTCAGTGTAGTTTAATAGGCAATAGGGTTCAAATTTATCCTGGTGTTTGCATTGGGCAGGATGGTTTTGGTTATGTTGGAAGTATTTCTGGAATTGAAAAAATTCCACAGCTTGGCCGTGTTATCATCGAGAATGATGTAGAAATTGGCGCGAATACAACGATTGATCGCGGTACATTGGAAGATACCATTATTGGTGAAGGAAGCAAGATCGACAATCTTGTACAGATTGCCCACAATGTAAAGATTGGTCGCTATTGCCTTATTGCCGGGCAATGCGGAGTTGCAGGAAGTACATCAATAGGCGATATGTCTCAACTTGGCGGGAGTGTGGGGGTAGCAGACCATATCGTAATAGGTAAATGTGTTCAGATTGCTGCGAGGAGTGGTGTGATGAATGACATTCCGGATGGAGAAAAATGGTGCGGGAGTCCGGCACGACCATTTAAACAGTGGTTCCGTGAAGTAGCGGCGTTACGTAGTATTAGCAAAGTTAAAAAGGAGAAACGCTAA
- the fabZ gene encoding 3-hydroxyacyl-ACP dehydratase FabZ → MIIPEEMKNLEAVDIEKLLSILPHRYPFLLIDRIIEINGEQEAIGIKNITINEPHFTGHFPAKPVMPGVLILEAMAQTAGAISLLQLGNKQTNLVYLMTVDNAKFRKPVVPGDQLRIHVHLLRKRSGMRRFSCIAKVEDVRVAEAEIAAMIIEEE, encoded by the coding sequence ATGATCATCCCTGAGGAAATGAAAAATTTAGAAGCTGTAGATATTGAAAAATTACTGTCAATATTACCACATCGTTATCCATTTTTATTAATCGATCGCATCATTGAAATTAATGGTGAGCAAGAAGCTATTGGTATTAAAAATATAACAATTAATGAGCCACATTTTACGGGACATTTTCCAGCAAAACCAGTTATGCCTGGAGTGTTGATTTTAGAGGCTATGGCTCAAACAGCTGGGGCGATTTCACTTTTACAATTAGGAAATAAGCAAACAAATTTAGTTTATCTTATGACTGTTGATAATGCGAAATTTCGCAAGCCGGTTGTTCCTGGTGATCAGCTAAGGATTCATGTTCATCTTTTGAGAAAAAGGTCTGGTATGCGGCGTTTTTCGTGTATTGCAAAAGTAGAAGATGTCCGCGTTGCTGAAGCAGAAATTGCTGCGATGATTATCGAAGAAGAATAA
- the lpxA gene encoding acyl-ACP--UDP-N-acetylglucosamine O-acyltransferase produces MSGTKIHPTALVEKGAQLGENVQIGPFCHISSEAVIGDGCSLMSHVVIMGKTSLGANSKVFSNAVLGADPQSNKHKGGDTTLSIGKNCTIREGVTMHRGSDSSVGRTIVGDDCQFFCYAHIAHDCRVGKNVTFANNSMIAGHVTVGDYVIIGGGAAVHQFVRVGHHAFIGGVSALVGDLIPYGTAVGVQAKLVGLNIIGMKRAGLERKEIHALRHAFVMLFDRSKPFKERVRDVASVYSTSQSVVDVVNFIKEEGKRFYCTPKFEDDRLKENKN; encoded by the coding sequence ATGTCCGGTACGAAAATCCATCCAACTGCTCTTGTAGAAAAAGGAGCACAGCTTGGTGAGAATGTACAAATTGGACCATTTTGTCATATTAGCTCAGAGGCTGTTATTGGTGATGGATGCAGTTTGATGAGTCATGTTGTGATAATGGGGAAAACAAGCTTGGGAGCCAATAGCAAAGTATTTTCAAATGCAGTTTTGGGGGCAGATCCACAAAGTAATAAACATAAGGGGGGTGATACAACTCTTTCGATTGGTAAGAATTGTACAATTCGCGAAGGCGTAACTATGCATAGAGGGTCTGATTCCAGTGTAGGAAGGACGATCGTTGGTGATGATTGTCAATTTTTTTGTTATGCTCATATTGCTCACGATTGCCGTGTAGGAAAGAATGTAACATTTGCAAATAATAGTATGATAGCTGGTCATGTTACGGTTGGTGATTATGTTATTATTGGTGGTGGTGCTGCTGTTCATCAATTTGTTCGTGTTGGGCATCACGCATTCATCGGTGGTGTATCTGCACTGGTTGGCGATCTCATTCCCTATGGGACAGCGGTTGGTGTGCAGGCAAAACTTGTGGGTTTAAATATTATTGGTATGAAACGTGCAGGGCTGGAACGTAAAGAAATTCATGCACTGCGTCATGCGTTTGTCATGCTTTTTGATCGCAGTAAGCCTTTTAAAGAGCGTGTTAGGGATGTTGCTTCTGTTTATTCTACCTCTCAGTCTGTTGTTGATGTCGTTAATTTTATTAAGGAAGAAGGAAAGCGTTTTTATTGTACGCCAAAATTTGAAGATGATAGACTAAAAGAAAATAAGAATTAA
- a CDS encoding LpxI family protein — translation MPDSHAKSFLSGRTAIIAGNGVLPVIVAQALEKDKKNPFLVLLCDEADTVLYRYEHCELSIVELARLIKILKAAKIRNIVLAGGVKKRPLLRQFQLDWTTFLALPKILRALKRGDDALLKAFIRIVEGHGFCVLGVHEIVPDLLAPMKFDLTVRRAGLKEKKDILLAAEAAKLLGRLDIGQAAVAINGRVVAVEGAEGTDNMLWRICEMRERQQIPPKGGVLVKCAKPQQDHRVDLPSIGPSTVVNAAKSGLSGIAVEANRSLILAAKATIEKANKHSLFIETFERSGHE, via the coding sequence ATGCCTGATTCTCATGCAAAAAGTTTTCTTTCCGGTCGGACAGCGATTATCGCAGGGAATGGTGTCCTGCCAGTTATTGTTGCTCAGGCTCTTGAGAAGGATAAAAAGAATCCTTTTCTCGTACTCTTGTGTGATGAAGCAGATACTGTACTTTATCGTTATGAGCATTGCGAGTTATCAATTGTAGAGTTAGCTAGGCTGATTAAAATCTTAAAAGCAGCAAAAATTCGTAATATTGTTTTAGCGGGTGGTGTTAAGAAACGGCCGCTTCTTAGGCAGTTTCAACTTGATTGGACTACCTTTTTAGCTTTACCTAAGATATTAAGGGCTTTGAAGAGGGGTGATGATGCTTTGTTGAAGGCTTTTATACGGATTGTTGAAGGGCATGGTTTTTGTGTTCTTGGGGTCCACGAGATAGTACCAGATCTCTTAGCTCCAATGAAATTTGATTTAACAGTGCGGCGTGCTGGACTAAAAGAGAAAAAAGATATTTTGTTAGCTGCTGAAGCAGCAAAGCTTTTAGGTCGTTTGGATATTGGGCAGGCAGCTGTAGCTATCAATGGAAGAGTGGTTGCTGTAGAGGGAGCAGAGGGGACTGATAATATGCTATGGCGGATTTGTGAAATGAGAGAAAGACAGCAAATTCCGCCTAAAGGTGGTGTTCTTGTTAAATGTGCAAAGCCACAACAAGATCATCGTGTTGATTTGCCATCAATTGGACCTTCGACGGTGGTAAATGCTGCAAAGAGTGGGTTGTCTGGTATTGCTGTGGAAGCGAATAGAAGCCTAATATTAGCAGCAAAAGCAACAATAGAAAAAGCGAATAAACATTCACTTTTTATCGAAACCTTTGAAAGATCTGGTCATGAGTGA
- the lpxB gene encoding lipid-A-disaccharide synthase has product MSDGFLKIAIVAGEESGDFLGADLISCLSQQTGCTIHLIGVGGRHLKELGLESFFNSHDIALIGLGAVLKKLPFLLRHIRNLSQFIAQEQPDCLIIIDSPDFTHRVAKKVRILAPSIPIIKYVAPTVWAWRPQRAKAMCTFVDHVLAIFPFEEKIMQDLGGPATTYVGHRLLMYPPLLTVQSERKRQSEKEHLCDEQIASPTLVILPGSRNLEIRSLMPIFREAVEILVQRNPHLQIILPTLPHLVDEIRDFVKDWKSEIEIVVGEDAKWRAFAKADVALAALGTVSLELAFVKIPMVLCYKLDYFSKFFIFPKIALWSAALPNIISDQPIVPEYFNEFLRPGMLARQIERLLYNPLVRQAQIDAFEMMEQKMKTELPSGVVGAQTIMAILKERAKIVSTK; this is encoded by the coding sequence ATGAGTGATGGTTTCTTAAAAATTGCTATTGTTGCTGGTGAGGAATCTGGTGACTTTCTTGGTGCCGATTTAATTTCGTGTTTATCACAACAGACAGGATGCACCATTCATTTGATTGGTGTTGGTGGAAGGCATTTAAAGGAATTAGGTTTAGAAAGCTTTTTTAATTCTCATGATATCGCTTTAATAGGTTTAGGTGCAGTATTAAAAAAATTACCTTTCTTATTAAGGCATATTCGTAATTTATCTCAATTTATTGCACAAGAGCAACCAGATTGTCTCATTATTATTGATAGTCCTGATTTTACCCATCGTGTTGCAAAAAAGGTGCGTATTTTAGCGCCTTCTATTCCTATCATTAAATATGTTGCGCCAACTGTTTGGGCATGGCGTCCACAGCGCGCTAAAGCTATGTGTACATTCGTTGACCATGTTTTAGCAATTTTTCCTTTTGAGGAAAAAATTATGCAGGACTTGGGAGGTCCTGCTACTACTTATGTTGGACATCGTCTTTTAATGTATCCTCCGCTCTTGACTGTTCAATCAGAAAGAAAGCGCCAATCAGAAAAAGAACACTTGTGTGATGAACAAATTGCATCACCTACATTAGTTATTTTACCAGGATCGCGCAATTTAGAAATTCGCTCTTTAATGCCGATTTTTCGAGAAGCCGTAGAAATTCTTGTACAACGTAACCCTCATTTACAGATCATTTTACCAACCTTACCGCATTTAGTGGATGAGATTCGTGATTTTGTAAAGGATTGGAAAAGTGAAATAGAAATTGTTGTTGGTGAAGATGCAAAATGGCGTGCTTTTGCGAAAGCAGATGTTGCACTTGCAGCACTTGGTACGGTTTCATTGGAATTAGCATTTGTCAAAATTCCCATGGTTCTGTGCTATAAACTTGATTATTTTTCTAAATTCTTTATTTTTCCCAAAATAGCGCTATGGAGTGCTGCTCTTCCCAATATTATTTCCGATCAGCCTATTGTTCCGGAATATTTTAATGAATTTTTACGTCCTGGCATGCTAGCAAGGCAGATAGAGCGGCTTTTATATAATCCTTTAGTGCGACAGGCGCAAATCGACGCCTTTGAGATGATGGAACAAAAAATGAAAACGGAGTTACCATCAGGAGTTGTTGGTGCACAGACGATTATGGCTATTTTAAAAGAGAGAGCTAAGATTGTATCAACAAAATAA
- a CDS encoding amino acid ABC transporter ATP-binding protein encodes MNFENNKSDYTSKKSVISIQNLNKWYGDFQVLYDINFEVKTGERIVICGPSGSGKSTLIRCINQLEKAQKGSICIHNIDIHTAPLCQQKNVLRKIGMVFQNFNLFPHMSVIQNCILAPMAVQGLSKQQAKERAIRYLTDVGIEQHCEKYPLQLSGGQQQRVAIARALCMEPEVMLFDEPTSALDPESVGEVLEVMVQLADTGITMLCVTHEMGFARKVSERILFLENGKIIEDTASDKFFTNPKSQRAYDFLSKIKH; translated from the coding sequence ATGAATTTTGAAAATAATAAATCTGACTATACTAGTAAAAAATCTGTAATTTCTATTCAGAATTTAAATAAATGGTACGGAGATTTTCAAGTCCTTTACGATATTAATTTCGAGGTTAAAACTGGTGAACGCATCGTTATCTGTGGACCTTCCGGATCAGGAAAATCAACGTTGATTCGTTGTATTAATCAATTGGAAAAAGCACAAAAAGGTTCAATTTGCATCCATAATATTGACATTCACACTGCTCCTTTATGCCAACAAAAAAATGTCCTACGTAAAATAGGGATGGTCTTTCAAAATTTTAACTTGTTTCCCCATATGAGCGTTATACAAAATTGTATTTTAGCACCTATGGCTGTTCAAGGACTTTCTAAACAACAAGCAAAAGAACGGGCAATTCGTTATCTTACTGATGTGGGCATTGAACAGCATTGTGAAAAATACCCTTTACAACTTTCTGGTGGGCAACAACAGCGCGTTGCAATTGCCCGTGCACTTTGTATGGAACCTGAAGTAATGCTTTTTGATGAGCCAACATCGGCTCTTGATCCAGAAAGTGTTGGAGAGGTTTTAGAAGTGATGGTTCAATTGGCAGATACAGGTATAACAATGCTCTGTGTTACCCACGAAATGGGTTTCGCACGTAAAGTCTCAGAAAGAATACTCTTTCTAGAAAATGGAAAAATTATTGAAGATACAGCATCTGACAAATTTTTTACCAATCCTAAAAGCCAACGGGCTTACGATTTTCTTTCTAAAATTAAACACTAA
- a CDS encoding ABC transporter permease, with protein MIPEWLHFLCNPALLHRYGPKFIDGFIVTFELVFIACSIGFFLGMLIAFARLSDNKFLRYLAEIYVYFFRGSPLLAQLFLFYYGLGSMNHFWQQVGLWWFFQNAWYCCLFVFSLNSAAYQSEIFKGSFLSVKTGQREASKALGLSSSVTFFKVILPQAMIVALRPLGNEVILMIKSSAIASLITVYDLMGIAKLTYSRTFDFQVYVWVALIYLLIVELIHRFIVFIEYRLTRYLR; from the coding sequence ATGATTCCTGAATGGCTTCATTTCCTTTGTAATCCTGCTCTTTTGCATCGTTATGGTCCAAAATTTATTGATGGCTTCATTGTTACTTTTGAGCTTGTTTTTATTGCTTGCTCCATTGGTTTTTTTCTCGGTATGCTTATCGCATTTGCTCGTTTATCAGATAATAAGTTTTTACGGTATCTTGCAGAGATTTATGTTTATTTTTTTCGTGGCTCTCCTTTATTAGCCCAACTGTTCCTTTTTTATTACGGCCTTGGTTCTATGAATCACTTCTGGCAACAGGTTGGTTTATGGTGGTTCTTTCAAAATGCATGGTATTGTTGTCTTTTTGTTTTTTCACTCAATTCTGCTGCTTATCAATCTGAAATCTTTAAAGGAAGTTTTTTATCTGTGAAAACTGGACAACGTGAAGCGTCAAAAGCTTTAGGATTAAGCAGTTCAGTCACATTTTTTAAAGTTATTCTTCCGCAAGCCATGATCGTAGCATTACGCCCTTTAGGAAATGAAGTTATTTTAATGATTAAATCCAGTGCTATTGCCTCACTCATTACTGTTTATGATTTAATGGGAATTGCCAAACTCACTTATTCACGAACATTTGATTTTCAAGTTTACGTTTGGGTTGCTCTTATCTATCTTCTGATCGTTGAACTTATTCATCGTTTTATTGTTTTTATTGAATATCGTTTAACCCGATATTTACGGTAA
- a CDS encoding ABC transporter permease — MIENLALLSFSNGGWGIVILSSAGMTLSLALCCGLLGLPLGLLSAVMIRSNIKIARVVATLFSSVFRALPELLTLFLVYYGLQNIIQIVLDYFNLEIIFSINAFIAGVLALSMVLAAFSCEVWLGAFNIFDKGQYEAAKALGFSNSTTFFHIVFPQLIRNALPGLSNNWLTLLKDTSLVSTISLVDLMRQTNLAVAATDKPMLFYLVACLLYLLFSAFFSTILRSLEIYTQAGYRKV; from the coding sequence ATGATTGAAAATTTAGCATTGCTATCATTTAGCAATGGTGGATGGGGTATCGTTATACTTTCTAGTGCGGGTATGACATTATCATTGGCTTTATGCTGTGGGCTCTTAGGGCTTCCTCTTGGTCTCCTAAGTGCAGTGATGATTCGTTCTAATATTAAAATTGCTAGAGTTGTAGCAACCCTCTTTTCATCCGTATTTCGCGCCTTACCAGAACTTTTAACCTTATTTTTAGTGTATTATGGATTGCAAAATATTATTCAAATTGTTCTTGATTATTTTAATCTTGAAATAATATTCAGTATCAATGCTTTTATCGCCGGTGTTCTCGCACTTAGCATGGTTTTGGCTGCCTTTTCTTGTGAAGTTTGGCTTGGAGCATTTAACATCTTTGATAAAGGGCAATATGAAGCGGCTAAAGCTTTAGGATTTTCAAACTCAACCACGTTTTTTCATATTGTCTTTCCTCAGCTCATCCGAAATGCTTTGCCAGGACTTTCTAATAATTGGCTTACTTTACTCAAAGATACATCGCTCGTGTCAACGATTTCACTTGTTGATCTCATGCGACAAACAAATTTAGCAGTTGCTGCTACCGATAAACCTATGTTGTTTTATCTTGTCGCATGCTTACTCTATTTATTATTTTCAGCATTTTTTTCTACAATCCTGCGCTCTTTGGAAATATATACTCAAGCAGGATATCGAAAGGTTTAA
- a CDS encoding transporter substrate-binding domain-containing protein, protein MKLFKIVLIISATLFNQCANAQTLKIATEGSYPPFSYIDSNNKLQGFDVDISHALCEKMNIECMINTQDFEGMIPGLLSKKYDAIVASLALTQERLQKIDFTDPYYHTALAVIVSKDTEIKEISAEAFKGKNLGVQSNTTQAAYAEDHYASEGINIKLYPSTIEVNRDLLNRRLDVVIVDKLQALNWLKNEGKNCCHLLGTLEETNFPIAIALRQNNNDLKNKFNKAIKEIHLDGTYKKIMQKYFTDDID, encoded by the coding sequence ATGAAATTATTTAAAATAGTTCTTATAATAAGCGCAACACTTTTCAATCAATGTGCCAATGCTCAGACGCTGAAAATTGCAACTGAAGGTTCCTACCCTCCATTTAGCTACATTGATTCAAATAACAAACTTCAAGGTTTTGATGTTGATATATCTCACGCACTTTGTGAAAAAATGAATATTGAATGCATGATTAATACCCAAGACTTTGAAGGAATGATTCCTGGACTTCTCTCAAAAAAATATGATGCCATCGTTGCTTCCCTTGCTCTCACACAAGAACGCTTACAAAAAATTGATTTTACAGATCCCTATTATCACACAGCATTAGCTGTCATTGTGAGCAAAGATACAGAAATTAAAGAGATCTCAGCTGAAGCCTTTAAAGGGAAAAACCTTGGTGTGCAATCGAATACAACACAAGCCGCCTATGCAGAAGATCATTATGCCTCTGAAGGAATAAATATTAAGCTCTATCCTTCAACAATAGAAGTTAATCGTGATCTTTTAAATCGTCGGCTTGATGTCGTCATTGTTGATAAACTACAAGCATTAAACTGGCTCAAAAATGAAGGAAAAAATTGCTGCCATCTTCTAGGAACTCTGGAAGAAACAAATTTTCCTATCGCAATTGCATTGCGTCAAAATAACAATGACCTTAAAAACAAATTTAATAAGGCAATAAAAGAAATCCATTTGGACGGAACTTATAAAAAAATTATGCAAAAATATTTTACAGATGATATTGATTAA
- a CDS encoding transporter substrate-binding domain-containing protein has product MKLLTIALIISATFFNQSANAQTLKIASDASYPPFSYIDSNNKLQGFDIDISYALCKKMNVECTLITQNFEGMIPGLLAKKYDAIISSLAPTKERLQKIDFTDPYYHTALAVIVSKDSEIKEVSAETFKGKNLGVQSNTTQAAYAEDHYAPEGANIKLYPTIIEVNRDLLSRRLDVIIVDKIQALNWLENEGKDCCQLLGTLEEAKFPIAIALRQNNHDLKNKFNKAIKEIRLDGTYDNIMKKYFTVDIY; this is encoded by the coding sequence ATGAAATTATTAACTATAGCTCTTATAATAAGCGCAACATTCTTCAATCAATCTGCCAATGCTCAAACGCTGAAAATTGCGAGTGATGCTTCCTATCCTCCATTTAGTTATATTGATTCCAATAACAAACTTCAAGGTTTTGATATTGATATCTCTTATGCACTTTGTAAAAAAATGAACGTTGAATGTACTCTCATCACGCAAAACTTTGAAGGAATGATCCCCGGTCTTCTTGCCAAAAAATACGATGCTATTATCTCTTCTCTTGCTCCTACAAAAGAGCGCTTACAAAAAATTGATTTTACAGATCCCTATTATCATACAGCATTAGCTGTCATTGTGAGTAAAGATTCAGAAATTAAAGAGGTTTCAGCTGAAACCTTTAAAGGGAAAAATCTTGGTGTGCAATCAAATACAACACAAGCTGCATATGCAGAAGATCATTATGCCCCTGAAGGAGCAAATATTAAACTCTATCCTACAATAATAGAGGTGAATCGTGATCTTTTAAGCCGTCGGCTTGATGTTATTATTGTCGATAAGATACAAGCTCTAAATTGGCTTGAAAATGAAGGAAAAGATTGCTGCCAACTGCTAGGAACTCTGGAAGAGGCAAAATTTCCCATTGCAATCGCACTGCGTCAAAACAATCATGATCTTAAAAATAAATTTAATAAGGCGATAAAAGAAATTCGCTTGGATGGGACTTATGATAACATTATGAAAAAATATTTTACAGTTGATATTTATTAA